One stretch of Paraburkholderia fungorum DNA includes these proteins:
- the xylB gene encoding xylulokinase, protein MYLGIDLGTSEVKVLLLASDGRVIGTAGSPFTVSRPHQRWAEQNPEDWWTGTRAALAALRAKHPDEFAQIRGIGLSGQMHGAVLLDSQDRVLRPAILWNDMRSDKECAELTERAPDLHSVAGNLAMPGFTAPKLLWVARHEPEIFAQTACVLLPKDYLRLQLTGGKVSDPSDAAGTLWLDVAKRDWSDSLLAACNMTRAQMPSLAEGSAPSGTLLPSVAREFGLSDGVIVAAGGGDNATSAIGIGATQPGDGFVSLGTSGVLCVVGDSFRPNPASAVHAFCHAIPDRWHQMSVVLSAASCLRWVCKLTSTDEPTLLAEIEALPADALTTAPLFLPYLSGERTPHNDPYAQGVFFGMNHATDRALLGYAVLEGVTLALTDGLDALRAAGTEAKALSLLGGGARSDYWAQLLADALDTATRKHGGGETGAALGAARLGWLAAGGDPATVLTKPPIEKEFTPNPRRHAELRTRLEAYRALYRHVRPLFDPARAPLA, encoded by the coding sequence CGCGTGATCGGCACCGCAGGCTCCCCTTTTACCGTTTCGCGTCCGCATCAGCGCTGGGCCGAGCAGAATCCCGAAGACTGGTGGACCGGCACGCGCGCGGCGCTCGCCGCATTGCGCGCGAAGCATCCCGATGAGTTCGCGCAGATTCGCGGCATCGGCCTGTCCGGGCAGATGCACGGCGCCGTGCTGCTCGATTCGCAGGACCGTGTGCTGCGCCCTGCGATTCTGTGGAACGACATGCGCAGCGACAAGGAATGCGCCGAGCTGACCGAACGCGCGCCCGATCTGCACAGTGTGGCCGGTAATCTGGCGATGCCGGGTTTCACCGCGCCGAAGCTGTTGTGGGTTGCGCGTCACGAGCCGGAGATTTTTGCGCAGACCGCGTGCGTGCTGTTGCCGAAGGACTATCTGCGTCTGCAACTGACCGGCGGCAAGGTGTCCGATCCGTCCGACGCAGCCGGTACGTTGTGGCTCGATGTCGCTAAGCGCGACTGGTCCGACTCGCTGCTCGCCGCGTGCAACATGACGCGCGCGCAGATGCCGAGCCTCGCCGAAGGCAGCGCGCCGTCGGGCACATTGCTGCCCTCGGTCGCGCGCGAATTCGGTTTGAGCGACGGCGTGATCGTCGCGGCCGGCGGCGGCGACAACGCGACCAGCGCGATCGGCATCGGCGCGACGCAACCGGGCGACGGCTTCGTGTCGCTCGGCACGTCGGGCGTGCTGTGTGTGGTCGGCGACAGCTTCAGGCCGAATCCGGCGTCCGCCGTGCACGCGTTCTGTCACGCGATTCCCGACCGCTGGCATCAGATGAGCGTGGTGTTGTCGGCGGCGAGCTGTTTGCGCTGGGTCTGCAAGCTCACGTCCACCGACGAACCCACGTTGCTCGCCGAAATCGAGGCGCTTCCCGCCGATGCGTTGACCACCGCGCCGCTGTTCCTGCCGTATCTGTCGGGTGAGCGCACGCCGCACAACGACCCGTACGCGCAAGGCGTGTTCTTCGGCATGAATCACGCGACCGACCGCGCCTTACTCGGCTACGCGGTGCTCGAAGGCGTGACGCTCGCGCTCACCGACGGCCTCGACGCGTTACGCGCCGCCGGCACCGAAGCGAAGGCGCTGTCGCTGCTCGGCGGCGGTGCGCGCAGCGACTACTGGGCGCAATTGCTGGCCGACGCGCTCGACACCGCCACCCGCAAACACGGCGGCGGCGAAACCGGCGCGGCACTCGGCGCGGCCCGTCTCGGCTGGCTGGCAGCGGGCGGCGATCCGGCCACCGTGCTGACCAAACCGCCCATCGAAAAGGAGTTCACGCCGAACCCACGTCGTCATGCGGAATTGCGCACGCGGCTCGAAGCGTATCGCGCGCTTTACCGTCACGTGCGTCCGTTGTTCGACCCGGCGCGAGCCCCGCTCGCCTGA